Proteins encoded together in one Quercus lobata isolate SW786 chromosome 3, ValleyOak3.0 Primary Assembly, whole genome shotgun sequence window:
- the LOC115980389 gene encoding putative pentatricopeptide repeat-containing protein At1g12700, mitochondrial, which produces MGKSTSSLLFICNRLIIRVVSLPFRAFTSHYCSTIRENAKTRRQNRNQLLNSVRDHSKSGTFKNLDHALGLFDTMLHMHPLPSIFNFTQLFGAIARMKHYSVVVTLIRRMESFGISPDVCTLTVLINCYCRLGRVDFGFSILATILKLGYQPDRIILNTLLNGLILQGNIPRAVRLVDEMENKGYEPNVITCGTIVNGLCKIGQTDVAIRLLRKLEKRNFAQDVVLYSTIIDSLCKDKLVAEALNLFSEMMSKGIQPNVVTYNCIIQGLCNFGRWREASTLLNEMEQRKVMLDVQTFNILVDTRCKEGMLTEAKEVFEVMIQRGIEPDKVTYNSLIDGYCLQNQMDGAVKTFNMMVEKGCSPNVISYNILINGYCKSKKIDEAMRIFHEMSNKGVIPDVVTYTTLIDGFFKVERPQAALELFQNMQAYGQHPDPQTYSILLDGFCKNRRIVEARTLFQEMEEKKLDHNIVFYNILIDSFCNVRGTYDCKRNL; this is translated from the coding sequence ATGGGTAAATCAACatcctctcttctttttatatgcAATCGTTTGATTATTAGAGTAGTAAGCCTTCCATTTCGTGCTTTTACTTCTCATTATTGTTCTACTATTAGAGAAAATGCGAAAACCCGACGTCAGAATCGGAATCAGTTGTTGAATTCTGTGAGAGATCACTCCAAATCTGGAACCTTTAAGAATCTTGATCATGCCTTAGGTCTGTTTGATACAATGCTTCATATGCACCCTTTGCCTTCCATTTTCAATTTTACTCAATTGTTTGGTGCGATTGCAAGAATGAAGCATTACTCTGTAGTCGTTACTCTAATTCGACGAATGGAATCATTCGGAATCTCTCCCGATGTTTGTACTCTCACTGTTTTGATTAATTGCTACTGCCGTTTGGGACGGGTCGATTTTGGGTTCTCTATCTTAGcaacaattttgaaacttggttaTCAACCAGACCGTATAATTCTAAACACTCTTCTTAATGGTCTCATTCTTCAAGGTAATATTCCTAGAGCTGTGAGGTTGGTAGATGAAATGGAGAACAAAGGGTATGAGCCTAATGTGATTACTTGTGGAACAATAGTAAACGGTCTGTGTAAGATTGGCCAGACTGATGTGGCTATTAGGTTACTCAGGAAGCTTGAAAAAAGGAATTTTGCACAAGATGTGGTGCTATATAGTACGATCATTGACAGTTTATGTAAGGACAAATTGGTAGCTGAGGCTTTGAATCTTTTTTCTGAAATGATGAGTAAAGGCATTCAACCAAATGTTGTCACTTACAATTGCATAATTCAAGGACTATGCAATTTTGGCCGGTGGAGGGAGGCGTCTACTTTGTTGAATGAGATGGAGCAAAGGAAGGTCATGCTAGATGTACAAACATTTAACATATTGGTGGACACACGTTGCAAGGAAGGGATGTTGACTGAGGCAAAAGAAGTTTTTGAAGTGATGATTCAAAGAGGCATTGAGCCTGACAAAGTCACTTACAATTCTTTGATTGATGGTTATTGTTTGCAAAACCAAATGGATGGGGCAGTTAAGACATTTAATATGATGGTTGAGAAGGGTTGTTCACCCAATGTGATTAGCTATAACATATTGATCAATGGATAttgcaaaagtaaaaaaattgatgaggCAATGCGTATCTTTCATGAAATGTCCAACAAGGGAGTGATTCCTGATGTTGTGACTTACACCACTCTTATCGATGGGTTTTTCAAAGTGGAGAGACCCCAGGCTGCACTGGAGCTATTCCAAAATATGCAAGCTTATGGCCAACATCCAGATCCCCAAACCTATAGCATCTTGTTAGATGGATTTTGTAAGAATAGACGAATTGTTGAGGCAAGGACATTGTTTCAGGAGatggaagaaaaaaagttgGACCACAATATTGTGTTTTACAACATCTTGATTGATAGTTTCTGCAATGTTAGGGGAACTTACGATTGCAAGAGAAATCTTTAG